The sequence CGCAGTACTTTCGGCAATTTCTAAAAAACTGAAAGATATTCCAGAAAATGCGGTGATTCTGACATTTAACTATGATACCGGAGAAAGATATTTATCTGTAGATGAGCTATTTGATTAAAATTATGAATAACTTTAAGCAAGCAAAAAATAAATTATAAACCTATTAAATAACCAAAAAAATGGCAGAATCTAAACAACAACAGACCGCATTAGGCGATGTTGCAGCAAGACAACTCGCGATTGCAACACGTACCGTACCCCAAATTGGAACCACTTCTCCACGCTGGCTAACGCATCTTTTGCATTGGACACCTGTAGAATCGGGAGTTTTTCGTTTGAACAAAGTAAAAAATGCCAACCACATTGAAGTCGATTGTTCTGCACGCGACGAAAGAGTTTTACCAAACACTTTTGTTGATTATATCGAAAATCCAAGAGAGTACAATCTTGCCGCCGTTCAGACTATTGTAGAAGTTCACACTCGAGTTTCTGACTTGTACAGTAAGCCTTATAATCAAATTTCTGAACAGCTACGTTTGGCAATAGAAACTATTAAAGAACGTCAGGAAAGTGAATTAATCAACAACAAAGATTACGGATTATTGAGCAACGTTGCTCCCTCGCAAATCATAAAAACCCGCACAGGCGCACCAACTCCAGATGATTTAGACGAATTGCTGACAAAAGTCTGGAAAGAACCAGGTTTCTTTTTGCTTCATCCGTTGGCGATTGCCGCTTTTGGACGCGAATGTACGCGCAGAGGAGTTCCACCGCCAACTGTATCATTATTTGGTTCTCAATTTTTGACGTGGAGAGGAATTCCGCTTATTCCATCAGATAAATTGCCAATCGTAAAAGGAAAATCAAAAATCATTTTATTACGTACGGGTGAAAGCCGTCAAGGCGTAATTGGACTGATTCAGCCGGGATTACAAGGCGAACAATCTCCAGGATTATCTGTTCGTTTTATGGGAATTAATGAAAAAGCGATTGCTTCTTACCTAGTTTCACTTTATTGTTCTTTAGCCATTTTGGTTGATGATGCCATCGCTGTTTTAGAGGATGTCGAAATAGGAAAGTATCATGAATACAAATACTAACATAAACGGTTTGCCAAACATTGACGAGCTGCAAAAATTAGCCAACGAACTGTTCAGTACTTTGCCCAACGAATTTCCAAAGGAAATCTCATTGAGTCCAGACAAAAACGAACATCCGCGGGCTACAAAAATTGCAGAAACACTGCTGGAGGCCGGAAATGTAAATTCAATAAATGCATTTCCTGCTTATAGTCCGTCACATGTTTTGCCTGTACAACATTCTTTCAGCGGTTTTGGAGTTTCTCCATCTGTAGCAAATTATGGAAATACAGGCGCTTCGGTTTTGTATCCAAATGCTGGCGCTGGATTTTCTCCACAAAAAGAAAATTCTTTTGACAGCATTCACGATGACAACGGTTTAAACATTAATAATCCGCAAACAGGTTTTCATGATATCAATTTAAAAAACAGCGACGCTCCTCAGCTTAAGGAGGAATCTTTGTTTTCGTCGTTGCTTTTAAACGATCAGTATTTGCCTTTTCAGAGTGAAAATTCTTCTTTTGAAAATGAATTAAAAGCGGCCTTAGAAAGTGTGGATACTTTTTTCCGAAAAAGATCTGATTTTCCGTCAAGCGGAAATGAAAATTCGTATTATTTTTTAGAGCAGAATCCGTTCGCTTATTCAAAAAATACAAATGCGATTGTAGGAAGTTCTTTGGGAACAAATCCATTAAGTGGCAGTACAAGCTCACATTTCAATGCCGAATTAATCAAAAAAGATTTTCCAATTCTGAATGAAACCGTAAACGGAAAACCTTTAGTTTGGTTTGATAATGCGGCAACTACTCAAAAACCAAAATCGGTTATTGATCGAATTGCATATTTCTATGAACATGAAAATTCAAACATTCATCGTGCAGCGCATGAATTGGCAGCACGTGCTTCTGATGCTTATGAAGCCGCTCGCGAAAAAGTAAAAACCTTTTTGAATGCTTCATCTGTAAACGAAATTGTTTTTGTTCGTGGTGCTACTGAAGGAATAAATCTTGTCGCTTCGACTTGGGGCGATCAAAATTTAAATTCTGGAGACGAAATTATTGTCAGCAATTTAGAACATCATGCGAACATTGTTCCGTGGAAAAGATTGGCTGATAAAAAAGGATTAAAACTTCGCGTAATTCCAGTCGACGATGATGGTCAGATTTTGCTCGACGAATATGAAAAACTGTTGAATTCAAAAACGCGATTGGTTGCTTTTACACAAGTTTCAAATGCTTTGGGAACAATAACTCCCGCCAAAAAAATAACCGAAATGGCTCATGCTACAGGTGCAAAAGTTTTAATTGACGGAGCACAATCTGTTTCACACATGAAAGTTGATGTTCAGGATTTGAATCCCGATTGGCTGGTATTTTCAGGACATAAACTTTTTGGCCCAACGGGAATTGGAGCGTTATACGGAAAAGAAGATTTATTGAACGAAATGCAACCGTATCAATCTGGCGGAAACATGATTCAGGATGTAACTTTTGAGGAAATAAAATACCACAAAGCACCCAATCGTTTTGAAGCTGGAACGGGAAATATTGCCGATGCAATTGGTCTTGGCGCAGCAATTGATTACGTAACAAAACTTGGAATTGAGGCAATTGGACAATATGAGCATTATTTGCTTGAATATGCAACAAGACAGCTGAAAGAAATTCCGGGTGTCAGATTGATTGGCACAGCAAAAGAAAAAGCGAGTGTATTATCTTTTAATTTGCAAGGTTATACAAACGATCAAGTTGGTCAAGCTTTAAACAAAGAAGGTGTCGCAGTTCGAACCGGACATCATTGTGCACAACCAATTTTGCGTAGAATGGGAGTTGAAACTACAGTTCGACC comes from Flavobacterium sp. KACC 22761 and encodes:
- a CDS encoding family 2A encapsulin nanocompartment shell protein codes for the protein MAESKQQQTALGDVAARQLAIATRTVPQIGTTSPRWLTHLLHWTPVESGVFRLNKVKNANHIEVDCSARDERVLPNTFVDYIENPREYNLAAVQTIVEVHTRVSDLYSKPYNQISEQLRLAIETIKERQESELINNKDYGLLSNVAPSQIIKTRTGAPTPDDLDELLTKVWKEPGFFLLHPLAIAAFGRECTRRGVPPPTVSLFGSQFLTWRGIPLIPSDKLPIVKGKSKIILLRTGESRQGVIGLIQPGLQGEQSPGLSVRFMGINEKAIASYLVSLYCSLAILVDDAIAVLEDVEIGKYHEYKY
- a CDS encoding family 2A encapsulin nanocompartment cargo protein cysteine desulfurase, producing MNTNTNINGLPNIDELQKLANELFSTLPNEFPKEISLSPDKNEHPRATKIAETLLEAGNVNSINAFPAYSPSHVLPVQHSFSGFGVSPSVANYGNTGASVLYPNAGAGFSPQKENSFDSIHDDNGLNINNPQTGFHDINLKNSDAPQLKEESLFSSLLLNDQYLPFQSENSSFENELKAALESVDTFFRKRSDFPSSGNENSYYFLEQNPFAYSKNTNAIVGSSLGTNPLSGSTSSHFNAELIKKDFPILNETVNGKPLVWFDNAATTQKPKSVIDRIAYFYEHENSNIHRAAHELAARASDAYEAAREKVKTFLNASSVNEIVFVRGATEGINLVASTWGDQNLNSGDEIIVSNLEHHANIVPWKRLADKKGLKLRVIPVDDDGQILLDEYEKLLNSKTRLVAFTQVSNALGTITPAKKITEMAHATGAKVLIDGAQSVSHMKVDVQDLNPDWLVFSGHKLFGPTGIGALYGKEDLLNEMQPYQSGGNMIQDVTFEEIKYHKAPNRFEAGTGNIADAIGLGAAIDYVTKLGIEAIGQYEHYLLEYATRQLKEIPGVRLIGTAKEKASVLSFNLQGYTNDQVGQALNKEGVAVRTGHHCAQPILRRMGVETTVRPSLAFYNTTQDVDTFIRTLWELKKVKF